In Neokomagataea tanensis, one genomic interval encodes:
- a CDS encoding histidine-type phosphatase produces MKMLPTFCRILTLGCVVSAGLLSAPRLYAAPKENAVLEKVVFLGRHGVRSPTKSVDELRLMTGFNWPEWPVKPGEMTEHGEQALAAMVKAVRGRYVQQGFLSTQKCPSDSHAFVVWADGADHRTQRTGEIWAQNIAPSCGVVARWAEGKQNPIYNGLSVQGISTSDHMAVLKDFMTLSSRPMPPAVAAGLAHLQAWVAPGGCVLGHKSSECFRMPLSLEWKDGKPHLKGGVATAGMLAENFLLMQAEGFPAEDFGPEHADVEQAIQLVMPVHEYESRLLRRTPAYARVKNGFMAAAIRNFLMDRDVKNIPGVSTKTRMLVLAGHDSNQDAMMALFGLSWRFADQPDSTAPDTVMAFERWRRPNGRREFFVRIYHQSLNELRNAQEPDVKRNVITLVPRRGL; encoded by the coding sequence ATGAAAATGTTACCTACCTTCTGCCGTATTCTAACGCTTGGTTGCGTGGTCAGTGCCGGGCTACTTAGCGCGCCACGGCTATATGCCGCACCAAAAGAGAACGCGGTGTTGGAAAAGGTGGTGTTTCTGGGGCGTCACGGTGTGCGAAGCCCAACGAAATCGGTAGATGAATTGCGCTTAATGACAGGCTTTAATTGGCCAGAATGGCCTGTCAAACCCGGGGAGATGACAGAGCACGGGGAGCAAGCTCTTGCCGCTATGGTAAAAGCGGTGCGCGGACGATATGTGCAGCAAGGTTTCTTATCGACGCAGAAATGCCCGTCGGACTCGCACGCGTTTGTCGTGTGGGCCGATGGCGCAGACCATAGAACGCAGCGCACGGGCGAAATATGGGCCCAAAATATTGCCCCGTCATGTGGGGTCGTGGCCCGATGGGCTGAGGGTAAGCAAAACCCTATTTACAATGGCCTGTCTGTTCAGGGTATTTCGACCTCTGACCATATGGCCGTTCTCAAAGACTTCATGACTCTTTCATCCCGGCCAATGCCGCCCGCAGTTGCTGCGGGTTTGGCCCATTTACAGGCATGGGTGGCGCCGGGCGGGTGCGTTTTGGGGCACAAATCGAGCGAGTGCTTCCGAATGCCCCTTTCGCTGGAATGGAAAGACGGCAAACCTCACCTTAAGGGTGGTGTCGCAACAGCAGGAATGCTGGCTGAAAATTTTCTGCTCATGCAGGCGGAAGGTTTTCCTGCGGAAGACTTCGGGCCGGAGCACGCAGATGTGGAACAAGCTATTCAACTGGTTATGCCGGTACATGAGTATGAGAGCCGTCTCCTACGTAGGACGCCGGCCTATGCTCGTGTAAAAAATGGCTTCATGGCGGCAGCTATTCGAAATTTTTTAATGGATCGAGACGTTAAGAATATTCCCGGTGTAAGTACTAAAACTCGTATGTTGGTTCTCGCGGGTCATGATTCCAATCAGGACGCTATGATGGCGCTCTTTGGTCTTTCATGGCGCTTTGCGGATCAGCCAGACAGTACAGCGCCAGACACAGTTATGGCTTTTGAGCGTTGGCGCCGTCCTAACGGGCGGAGGGAGTTCTTTGTGCGTATTTACCATCAATCGCTCAATGAATTGCGCAATGCACAAGAGCCTGATGTGAAGCGAAACGTCATAACATTAGTGCCCCGTCGGGGGCTGTGA
- a CDS encoding glycosyltransferase family 4 protein produces the protein MPSSLTGYLDVCNRYEIAGWAIDKNTPDQNLRLLILQDGVVIDEINTDTFRADLIENGRGGHCAFQWFWPEPPPHEGCVIDICNADTRHPLNNTPISIPPLPSALEGCIDLTDRHKIAGWVRDRLNPERTVWLTLHIDGQRIQRIAANRFRHDLREAGLDHGRYGFEHVFIPALNLFTDHSISLTHGTTPFQEPRGLPRTNTLTPDVKHFLSQIFKSTKSEAERQSTLTFLTEQTHALRDSSAADITARAERDSSQRAIRLFEKAEASVRPCILVIDDQAPDPTRDAGSVALLSHIRAMQRLGYDCCFIPSRRPPTEEDNLRLSTLGVTCLMPPIFTGPEEALKRLGDGLEAIYLHRLNNAESYSALSRAFAPTAQLIWSIADLASLRFHRQALCEQRPELTKMAQRLEFRENMCAWLADAVITHSETEAHLLKCNVPTAKTYVVPWDVPLHRRSKTTAPSAPVIAFVAHFAHAPNLDAAKWLVMEILPYLTQHIPTLTCRLIGSAMPHALHMLTGPNVEIIGHVSDIGSALEGVTLCVAPLRFGAGIKGKILEAWSFGLPIIMTPTASEGIVADDHPVLKHSIAGAADAFAQSILKHLKPSVAKAHITAARALLRERFTEENITSAFQPFLPSCEPPTREEVPFDLH, from the coding sequence GTGCCTTCTTCCCTCACGGGCTATCTTGATGTCTGCAATCGTTACGAGATTGCAGGCTGGGCCATTGATAAAAATACCCCTGACCAAAACCTACGTTTGCTCATCCTACAAGACGGCGTAGTCATTGATGAAATCAATACTGACACGTTCCGTGCCGACCTCATAGAAAACGGGCGCGGGGGACACTGCGCGTTCCAGTGGTTCTGGCCAGAACCACCGCCTCATGAGGGCTGCGTGATCGACATCTGCAACGCAGATACCCGACACCCGCTCAATAATACCCCAATTTCAATTCCACCGCTGCCTAGCGCGCTGGAAGGCTGCATAGACCTCACGGACAGGCACAAAATTGCTGGTTGGGTCCGTGATCGCCTAAACCCTGAACGCACCGTCTGGCTCACCCTGCACATAGACGGGCAGAGGATTCAGCGTATTGCCGCAAACCGCTTCCGCCATGATTTACGTGAGGCAGGGCTTGACCACGGACGATATGGCTTCGAGCATGTTTTTATTCCTGCCCTAAATCTCTTCACAGACCACAGCATCTCCCTCACGCATGGTACTACCCCATTTCAAGAGCCGCGCGGCCTGCCACGCACCAACACCCTTACACCTGACGTAAAACATTTTCTCAGCCAAATATTTAAATCCACCAAAAGTGAGGCTGAACGCCAAAGCACTTTGACCTTCCTAACCGAGCAAACACACGCCCTCCGCGATTCATCAGCCGCAGACATTACAGCCCGCGCCGAACGAGACTCCTCACAACGAGCAATCCGCCTTTTTGAGAAGGCTGAAGCCTCCGTACGTCCATGTATCCTCGTGATTGATGATCAAGCGCCGGACCCAACGCGCGATGCAGGGTCCGTCGCTTTATTGTCTCATATTCGTGCCATGCAACGCTTGGGGTATGATTGCTGTTTTATTCCTTCACGCCGTCCACCAACGGAAGAAGACAACTTACGCCTCTCTACTCTTGGGGTGACATGCCTCATGCCGCCCATCTTCACAGGGCCTGAAGAAGCCTTAAAACGCCTCGGAGACGGGCTCGAAGCCATTTATTTGCATCGCCTTAATAACGCAGAGAGTTATTCCGCCCTCAGCCGCGCTTTTGCTCCAACTGCTCAACTTATCTGGAGCATTGCGGACCTCGCCTCGCTCCGCTTTCACCGTCAAGCACTCTGCGAGCAGCGACCTGAACTAACCAAAATGGCACAACGATTAGAGTTCAGAGAAAATATGTGCGCATGGCTTGCGGACGCCGTCATCACGCACTCCGAAACCGAGGCTCATTTGTTAAAATGCAACGTCCCCACAGCGAAAACATATGTTGTACCTTGGGATGTACCACTCCACAGGCGCAGTAAAACCACCGCGCCGTCTGCCCCTGTTATTGCTTTCGTGGCGCATTTTGCTCACGCCCCTAACCTCGATGCCGCAAAATGGCTGGTAATGGAGATTCTACCCTATCTCACACAGCATATCCCAACGCTGACCTGCCGCTTAATTGGCAGCGCCATGCCTCATGCACTCCACATGCTGACGGGCCCGAACGTAGAGATCATAGGGCATGTCTCAGATATTGGCAGCGCGCTAGAGGGCGTAACTCTCTGCGTTGCACCCTTGCGATTTGGTGCCGGCATAAAGGGAAAAATTCTTGAAGCATGGTCCTTCGGGTTGCCAATCATCATGACCCCCACCGCCTCAGAGGGTATTGTCGCCGATGATCATCCCGTTTTGAAGCATTCTATCGCTGGAGCAGCTGACGCCTTTGCGCAGAGTATTCTCAAACACCTTAAGCCCAGCGTCGCCAAGGCGCACATTACGGCTGCCCGGGCGCTGCTGCGCGAGAGATTTACCGAAGAAAATATTACCTCAGCTTTTCAACCTTTTTTGCCTTCCTGCGAACCCCCTACCAGGGAGGAGGTCCCCTTCGATCTGCATTGA
- a CDS encoding TonB-dependent receptor, which yields MAFKRRFTAPRAVCLAGTMLFSVAHYAHAKDLSEHKKTQKTKIDKADKKHVENITVIGRAARIAPASVPLNITQPTSIIQSGFLRNNIVPLASVDDIIRFQPSVFSQNPNGPGMGKAETMSLRGFQDGQYNMTYDGIPFGNASDLHHTTSSLFIAHFLDQAEIDRGPGTASTIGNATFGGTIGFRSRDPSKKAGVTLYGTYGSFATRAGGLMLESGKTRLGRAVLDMQHEDTDGYLTGSGERRSNILFKDVAELAPETVLTVQMTYNREWQNTTQGATLADYKSFGNNYGLCNDPARQCYAGYQPSTYAADFDYIGLKTRLASWLIFENQLYTNGFEHSYTESTDPSQRSLSANGVTLYNAAGKKVATYPNDIPGKYADAAMRAYGDTMRFKAHTDYGDVLLGVWADVQKDRRYTYAVNLSKNWTPVIGKTGSAYSYDISDTSTSLQPYLELDLHPWHGATIKPGIKYTSFQRDYNAAINKGTKVPLDTTQSYHSWQPSIAINQLITKKWSAYAQVARGFLAPPMAVFQVSSVGNISPETTLNYQVGSVYHGRNWMLSLDGYYIDFDNYIAQAQINVPGQIGTMSTYVNSSGAVYKGIEAEGQYALGWGFSLYGNYSVNDATYKKTRVHVASSPAFLASAGLLFEDPCGAYFSLMGKFVGPSWGLDSVTSSSGATVFANQYRISSNATADLALGWRIHNIGGYLRDVTPSLKISNLFDNHAVSAFAGNQSVGNAPLYWRLAGRSIFFNLTATYP from the coding sequence ATGGCTTTTAAGCGGCGTTTTACGGCACCTCGCGCGGTGTGCCTTGCCGGTACAATGTTATTTTCCGTGGCACACTATGCACACGCAAAAGACCTTTCCGAGCATAAAAAAACTCAAAAAACGAAAATTGACAAAGCAGACAAAAAGCATGTCGAAAATATAACGGTTATCGGGCGGGCGGCGCGAATTGCTCCAGCATCAGTACCGTTAAATATTACGCAACCGACTTCAATTATTCAGTCAGGGTTTTTACGCAATAACATTGTTCCACTTGCCAGTGTGGATGATATTATTCGTTTCCAGCCGAGTGTCTTTTCTCAAAACCCGAACGGCCCGGGCATGGGAAAAGCTGAGACAATGAGCTTACGAGGCTTCCAAGACGGTCAGTACAATATGACGTATGATGGTATCCCGTTCGGGAACGCGTCTGACCTGCACCACACAACGTCATCACTTTTTATCGCGCATTTTCTTGATCAGGCTGAAATTGACCGGGGCCCCGGCACCGCGTCAACGATCGGTAATGCTACTTTCGGCGGCACAATTGGCTTCCGCTCACGTGATCCATCCAAAAAAGCGGGCGTTACCCTTTACGGAACCTATGGTAGCTTCGCGACCCGGGCTGGTGGGTTAATGCTTGAGAGCGGTAAAACCCGTTTGGGCCGCGCCGTGCTTGATATGCAGCATGAAGACACGGATGGGTATTTAACGGGTTCGGGTGAACGCCGTAGTAATATTCTCTTTAAAGACGTTGCAGAGCTTGCGCCGGAAACTGTTCTGACGGTGCAGATGACATATAATCGTGAGTGGCAAAATACGACACAAGGCGCGACACTCGCGGATTATAAGTCGTTTGGTAATAATTATGGTTTGTGTAACGATCCAGCTCGTCAGTGTTATGCAGGATATCAGCCGAGCACATACGCGGCTGATTTTGATTATATCGGTTTGAAGACGCGCCTTGCATCGTGGTTAATATTTGAGAATCAACTTTACACGAATGGTTTTGAGCACTCGTACACTGAAAGCACGGATCCAAGCCAGCGTAGCCTGTCTGCCAATGGCGTAACGTTATACAATGCGGCAGGTAAAAAAGTAGCGACATACCCGAACGATATACCCGGAAAATACGCTGACGCAGCGATGCGGGCATACGGAGACACGATGCGCTTTAAAGCGCACACAGATTATGGCGATGTCCTTTTAGGTGTATGGGCTGATGTGCAAAAAGACCGTCGCTACACATATGCTGTTAACCTGAGCAAAAACTGGACGCCTGTTATCGGTAAAACAGGGTCCGCTTATAGCTATGATATTAGCGATACAAGCACGTCTCTACAGCCCTATCTTGAGCTGGATCTTCACCCTTGGCACGGCGCAACCATTAAGCCGGGTATAAAATACACATCGTTCCAACGCGATTATAATGCGGCGATTAACAAAGGTACGAAGGTACCTTTGGACACAACACAGAGCTACCATTCATGGCAGCCTTCAATCGCTATAAACCAGCTTATTACGAAAAAGTGGAGCGCTTACGCACAGGTTGCGCGTGGTTTTCTAGCGCCTCCGATGGCGGTTTTCCAAGTGAGTTCAGTGGGGAATATTTCGCCTGAAACAACGCTAAATTATCAGGTCGGCTCCGTCTACCATGGACGGAACTGGATGCTGTCCTTGGATGGTTATTACATCGACTTTGATAATTATATCGCCCAAGCTCAGATTAACGTGCCCGGCCAGATCGGAACAATGTCCACATATGTAAACAGCAGCGGGGCAGTCTACAAAGGTATTGAAGCCGAGGGGCAATATGCCTTGGGGTGGGGTTTCTCACTGTACGGCAATTACAGCGTTAATGATGCTACTTATAAAAAGACACGAGTTCACGTAGCATCTTCACCTGCGTTTTTGGCGTCAGCTGGGCTTTTGTTTGAAGACCCGTGTGGAGCATATTTCTCGCTTATGGGTAAATTTGTCGGGCCAAGTTGGGGGCTGGACAGCGTCACAAGCAGTTCAGGGGCGACAGTATTTGCCAATCAATACCGCATCAGCAGCAATGCAACGGCAGATCTGGCCTTGGGGTGGCGAATTCATAACATCGGTGGCTATTTGCGCGATGTTACCCCTAGCCTAAAGATTTCAAATCTGTTCGATAATCATGCCGTGAGCGCGTTTGCGGGCAATCAGTCAGTCGGTAATGCACCGCTCTACTGGCGATTGGCCGGGCGTAGTATCTTTTTTAATCTGACGGCGACCTATCCATGA
- the sucB gene encoding dihydrolipoyllysine-residue succinyltransferase has protein sequence MAVEIRVPALGESLTTASVARWLKKAGDYVQLDDVILELETDKVSVEVVAPSAGELGNCLPEGTEVEIGGLLGTVDETAQAPVSQVSQPQSPEPQVQAFQEQVKEAPPAPPAQAKLHSETALPLQAQSKASPFEGPKAVSLKAEQQGRERRVPMSRLRQTIATNLKTAQNTAAILTTFNEIDMSAAKAMRAQYRDDFEKRHNGTRLGFMSFFARAVVVALKDFPAINAQIDGDEIVYRDFVNLGIAVGTERGLVVPVLHDADVMSFAELERGIADYGTRARKGSLRLEELGQGTFSITNGGIFGSLLSTPILNAPQSGILGMHAIQDRPVARDGQVVIRPMMYVALSYDHRIVDGREAVSFLVRVKQLVEDPRRLLLDL, from the coding sequence ATGGCGGTCGAAATTAGAGTGCCAGCACTGGGTGAGAGTTTGACGACTGCGAGTGTTGCGCGCTGGCTCAAAAAAGCCGGGGACTATGTTCAGCTCGACGATGTAATTTTAGAATTGGAAACAGATAAGGTCTCGGTAGAGGTGGTTGCGCCGAGTGCGGGCGAGCTTGGGAATTGCTTGCCTGAGGGCACTGAGGTGGAAATCGGCGGTTTGCTTGGAACGGTAGATGAAACAGCCCAAGCTCCGGTATCTCAAGTCTCTCAGCCCCAGTCCCCAGAGCCTCAAGTTCAGGCGTTTCAAGAGCAGGTAAAAGAAGCGCCACCAGCACCACCAGCGCAGGCAAAACTTCATTCAGAAACAGCGCTCCCTCTGCAAGCGCAGTCCAAAGCATCTCCGTTCGAGGGTCCTAAAGCTGTCTCGCTTAAGGCGGAACAGCAGGGGCGGGAGAGGCGTGTTCCCATGTCACGCCTGCGCCAGACAATCGCAACCAACCTGAAAACGGCGCAAAATACGGCAGCAATTTTAACGACGTTCAATGAAATTGATATGTCGGCCGCCAAGGCAATGCGGGCTCAATATAGAGACGATTTTGAGAAGCGCCATAACGGTACACGCTTGGGCTTCATGTCCTTTTTCGCTCGGGCTGTTGTTGTTGCCTTAAAAGATTTTCCAGCAATCAATGCTCAAATTGACGGGGACGAAATCGTTTATCGTGATTTCGTTAATCTGGGTATCGCTGTCGGTACTGAGCGCGGCTTGGTCGTGCCGGTACTGCACGACGCTGATGTGATGAGTTTTGCTGAATTAGAGCGGGGTATTGCGGATTACGGCACGCGCGCCCGCAAAGGCAGCTTGCGGCTTGAAGAGTTAGGGCAGGGGACATTTTCCATAACCAATGGTGGAATCTTCGGGTCTTTGTTGTCCACTCCAATCTTGAACGCTCCGCAATCGGGCATTTTGGGTATGCACGCAATTCAGGATAGGCCTGTCGCGCGTGACGGTCAGGTTGTTATTCGTCCGATGATGTATGTTGCGCTGTCTTACGATCACAGAATTGTTGATGGGCGCGAAGCGGTCAGCTTCCTTGTAAGGGTGAAACAACTCGTGGAAGACCCTCGTCGCCTGCTGTTGGATCTTTAA
- a CDS encoding Hint domain-containing protein — protein sequence MSVSSSSDFYVSATQTSYTVSQGGIVAGTISGNPGSQYAQPGLQTISSGQALSGSTITGTSLTGTPYSDFTAIPLEVDASQNVLSGGAALDTTLSGINTPSAPARASQTLQSGAYASGTTLGDNASSTVSNGALTENVTLSGGLQLVSSGGVADNVTVSAGTLDLEKGTANTVTLIAGGNGTIIDNNGVLTSATVNSGTTLELTPNTTAHNITVNNGGTILLGSGASILDSLSIASGAVISLGMVANTGALSGQIVSSGTTITTPTGETVQTDTPLLEILSGGTVLNTLSVPYTTTPFQFHTASDGGVDLLTNFSLQSTPTYTNPVTGAIYALTSGSVVSGSVVNPPLLMPFETPPVIAGSQTISSGSAVSGSIISGASKEFYTNTPGVPTIAVPASQTVEAGGAALNTVISGAAFDTGLGMATATYYTTASASQVIESGGYASGTTIGLAASSVIESGAISENVAITGAIVPAGKYFDNQYASLAGTQIVSSGGVLNTATITSGGTLNIDGGTANNITTLSGYILQDSRYPNIGSTALATIIDNGGTLTNVSLISGTQLLVGSNTTVTNLTAMSGASISLNQNANILGNVNIDPRATILLQGAGATLSGISGTIVTQSTQFSTLFAASKVTSQAQNSGAVLNVLSNGTVINEIALPSATTPFSFQQAPSGSGVDLVIGTPCFCPGTHIMTPDGERLVEDLAIGDLVLTAGGKSRKIHWIGTRSYDPIFAFGNRDILPVKFTAGSLGDGLPKRDLTVSPLHAMFIDGYLVPALHLINDHTVVQIKNPKDIIAYIHIELETHDILLAEGSPTESFLDDGSRNMFHNAQSYEELYPNRPKTAALYCAPRLEGGTELARIQEKLFSLASSSRHRTA from the coding sequence ATGTCAGTGTCTTCGTCATCTGATTTTTATGTTTCCGCAACACAAACATCTTACACTGTGTCGCAAGGAGGCATTGTCGCTGGAACGATCTCGGGAAATCCCGGTAGTCAGTATGCTCAACCCGGCCTTCAAACTATTTCGTCTGGTCAGGCTCTTTCAGGCTCTACCATTACGGGCACGTCATTGACTGGCACGCCTTATTCAGACTTTACCGCTATTCCCCTCGAAGTTGACGCATCACAAAATGTCCTGTCAGGCGGTGCTGCGTTGGACACCACCCTTTCAGGCATAAACACGCCAAGCGCCCCCGCGCGTGCCAGCCAGACTTTGCAGAGCGGCGCATATGCGAGCGGCACAACACTCGGCGACAATGCATCCTCAACCGTCTCTAATGGCGCTTTAACGGAAAATGTTACCCTCTCAGGCGGGCTCCAACTCGTTTCTAGTGGTGGGGTTGCTGATAATGTTACTGTTTCCGCCGGAACACTGGATTTAGAAAAAGGTACAGCAAACACCGTAACGCTGATCGCTGGCGGGAACGGCACCATCATCGATAATAATGGTGTTTTGACTTCTGCTACCGTCAATAGCGGAACAACCTTGGAACTTACCCCTAATACCACCGCCCACAATATTACCGTCAATAACGGCGGGACTATTCTCCTTGGTAGCGGTGCCAGCATCTTAGACAGTTTGTCGATTGCTTCAGGTGCCGTCATTTCGCTCGGTATGGTGGCAAATACCGGAGCACTAAGCGGACAAATCGTATCGTCTGGCACGACCATTACCACCCCCACTGGAGAGACAGTACAAACCGATACACCGCTACTTGAGATACTCTCCGGCGGCACGGTCTTAAATACTCTGTCCGTTCCTTACACAACAACGCCCTTCCAATTTCACACGGCTTCCGACGGCGGCGTGGACTTGCTAACCAATTTCAGCCTGCAATCGACCCCGACATACACAAACCCGGTTACAGGTGCTATTTATGCGCTCACATCCGGCAGCGTTGTGTCCGGAAGCGTGGTCAACCCACCACTCCTCATGCCTTTTGAGACACCGCCCGTAATAGCCGGATCACAGACCATATCTTCAGGTTCTGCTGTATCGGGCAGCATTATTAGCGGAGCTTCGAAAGAGTTTTATACCAATACCCCAGGTGTCCCCACTATCGCCGTGCCCGCTTCACAAACGGTCGAAGCCGGCGGAGCAGCGTTGAACACCGTAATTTCCGGCGCTGCATTCGATACCGGGCTGGGTATGGCCACTGCCACTTATTATACAACCGCAAGCGCCAGCCAGGTCATTGAATCGGGCGGTTATGCTAGCGGGACAACTATCGGCCTTGCGGCTAGTTCCGTCATTGAAAGCGGTGCAATTTCCGAGAATGTTGCAATTACAGGTGCCATCGTCCCCGCCGGAAAATATTTTGATAACCAATACGCGTCCTTGGCTGGCACGCAGATTGTCTCCAGCGGCGGTGTATTGAACACAGCGACCATCACGTCTGGAGGAACTTTAAACATTGATGGCGGCACAGCCAATAACATCACGACTTTATCAGGTTATATACTTCAGGATAGCCGGTATCCGAATATTGGCTCTACGGCGCTTGCGACGATCATTGATAATGGCGGCACTCTGACAAACGTCTCGCTCATTTCAGGCACACAATTACTGGTCGGTAGCAACACTACAGTTACCAACCTCACAGCAATGAGCGGCGCAAGCATCTCTCTCAATCAAAACGCCAATATTTTAGGCAACGTCAACATCGACCCGCGCGCTACAATTTTACTCCAAGGAGCAGGGGCAACATTATCTGGAATATCCGGTACCATCGTCACGCAAAGTACACAGTTCAGCACCTTATTTGCTGCCTCTAAGGTGACCTCTCAGGCGCAAAACTCCGGTGCTGTCCTTAATGTTTTATCAAACGGTACCGTTATTAACGAAATTGCACTCCCAAGCGCCACAACGCCTTTTTCTTTTCAACAAGCACCCTCGGGTAGCGGTGTTGACCTTGTTATTGGCACACCCTGTTTCTGCCCAGGTACGCATATCATGACCCCTGATGGCGAACGCCTTGTGGAGGATCTCGCCATCGGCGATCTTGTGCTGACGGCTGGGGGAAAGTCGCGTAAAATTCATTGGATTGGGACACGCTCCTACGACCCCATTTTCGCTTTTGGTAATCGAGATATATTGCCTGTAAAATTTACAGCAGGCTCCCTAGGCGACGGTCTTCCCAAACGGGACCTAACGGTTTCTCCGCTCCATGCCATGTTTATCGATGGATATCTGGTGCCCGCTCTTCATCTGATCAACGACCACACGGTTGTCCAAATAAAAAACCCAAAAGATATTATCGCTTACATCCACATAGAGCTCGAAACACACGACATCCTCTTGGCTGAAGGAAGCCCCACGGAAAGCTTCCTAGATGACGGCTCACGCAATATGTTTCATAATGCACAAAGCTACGAAGAATTATACCCAAACCGCCCCAAAACAGCAGCGCTCTACTGTGCACCTCGCCTTGAGGGTGGTACGGAGCTTGCACGTATTCAGGAAAAACTCTTTTCCCTTGCGTCATCGAGCCGACATCGCACGGCCTGA
- a CDS encoding gluconate 2-dehydrogenase subunit 3 family protein, which yields MTTSASSSDILQSDRLTSRTKAILQARRTPEENARTLSPKAYTALTTLVSALLPQDELIPGKPIDLPAAVDRALTGPRDGWRFAELPSDAAAWETALLTVSDYVESTYNKPLSSLSVEEGGALLDRIAEGAIGLCKPDRFSAFQMQRWSGDFRADVIDAFMGHPDAHQALGISAYLNGNNSSLSGFQCVTPDTPEAFEPKASSSLASLPVTEL from the coding sequence ATGACCACTTCCGCATCTTCTTCTGACATTCTGCAATCGGACAGGCTCACCAGCCGTACGAAGGCAATTTTGCAAGCCCGCAGAACACCTGAAGAAAACGCCCGGACCCTCTCTCCTAAAGCTTACACTGCTTTGACAACGCTGGTGTCTGCTCTGCTACCGCAAGACGAGCTAATCCCGGGCAAACCAATTGATCTGCCAGCCGCGGTAGACCGGGCGCTCACCGGCCCCCGTGATGGGTGGAGATTTGCTGAACTCCCCTCGGACGCTGCTGCGTGGGAAACTGCCCTCCTCACCGTAAGTGACTATGTTGAGAGTACTTATAATAAACCTCTCAGCTCCCTTTCCGTGGAAGAAGGCGGCGCGCTGCTTGATCGCATAGCAGAAGGGGCAATTGGTTTATGCAAACCGGACAGGTTTTCAGCATTTCAAATGCAGCGCTGGTCGGGAGATTTTCGTGCCGATGTTATCGATGCTTTCATGGGACACCCTGACGCACATCAGGCGCTGGGTATTTCCGCTTACCTAAACGGTAATAACAGCAGCCTTTCAGGCTTTCAGTGCGTTACACCAGACACCCCTGAAGCCTTTGAGCCTAAGGCGTCTTCTTCCTTGGCCTCACTCCCCGTAACAGAGCTTTAA
- a CDS encoding L,D-transpeptidase translates to MVAVSAIAMSGSLVGCAHGGQMAPTSNDANMPTQSAMAEVPPPPAPPQTKPEPPPVVIPPLPVATDAEARAEAHNLQKEMRQKIARYTPFSPSRRATFVQMAKDAIEQDGTKIDRPQVVMVVDRAETVQRVNFVLAFPDAPWESLGGAPVSTGTTARKYYYITPTGVFHNTIDRLGYRAEGTKNKFGIRGIGAKGSRVWDLGWHTAMKGWLPQHETGQIRLEIHATDPQFLEWRLGHSASEGCIRIPAALNQIMDHHGLIDAQYEQAASYDRRFSSLLLKDRVPLKIAGDLIVVIDSGSGTEPKIDPLASKRQLP, encoded by the coding sequence ATGGTCGCTGTAAGTGCTATTGCAATGTCTGGCTCGCTGGTCGGGTGTGCGCATGGTGGGCAAATGGCGCCGACGTCAAACGACGCTAACATGCCGACGCAAAGCGCAATGGCGGAAGTGCCCCCGCCCCCAGCGCCACCGCAAACAAAGCCGGAGCCTCCACCCGTCGTTATCCCACCCTTGCCGGTGGCGACTGACGCTGAAGCACGGGCAGAAGCGCATAATTTGCAAAAAGAAATGCGCCAAAAAATAGCACGCTACACGCCGTTCAGCCCCTCACGGCGCGCCACCTTCGTGCAGATGGCCAAGGACGCGATAGAACAAGACGGCACCAAAATTGACCGGCCGCAAGTGGTTATGGTCGTGGACCGAGCAGAGACCGTACAGCGTGTAAACTTCGTTTTGGCGTTTCCTGATGCTCCATGGGAGTCTCTTGGAGGGGCGCCCGTATCGACCGGTACGACTGCTCGTAAGTACTATTACATCACGCCGACTGGAGTGTTTCATAACACCATCGACCGCCTGGGGTATCGCGCGGAGGGTACCAAAAATAAGTTTGGCATCCGCGGCATTGGTGCAAAGGGCTCCCGCGTTTGGGACCTTGGATGGCACACTGCGATGAAAGGTTGGCTGCCGCAACACGAAACGGGGCAAATCCGTCTGGAGATACACGCTACCGATCCACAATTTCTTGAGTGGCGTTTAGGGCATTCTGCCTCTGAAGGCTGTATTCGCATTCCAGCGGCTTTGAATCAAATTATGGACCATCACGGTTTGATTGATGCTCAATACGAACAAGCTGCAAGTTACGATCGCCGCTTTTCGTCATTGCTGCTGAAGGACCGGGTTCCTTTAAAAATTGCGGGCGACTTGATTGTCGTGATTGATTCCGGATCCGGAACAGAGCCTAAAATTGACCCATTAGCCAGCAAGCGACAACTGCCATAG